From Candidatus Polarisedimenticolia bacterium, the proteins below share one genomic window:
- a CDS encoding GTP-binding protein: MSKEKFDRSKPHVNVGTIGHVDHGKTTLTSAITMVLAKKFPKIQVRS; the protein is encoded by the coding sequence ATGTCCAAGGAAAAGTTTGATCGTTCGAAGCCGCACGTGAACGTGGGGACGATTGGACACGTGGATCACGGGAAGACGACGTTGACGTCGGCGATCACGATGGTGCTGGCGAAGAAATTTCCGAAGATTCAGGTGCGGTC
- the rlmB gene encoding 23S rRNA (guanosine(2251)-2'-O)-methyltransferase RlmB, translating into MKSAKIETLYGVHPVMETLRGGRRRVEQIHVSVGRQDRKVREILSLASRKKIPVQRVPRESLDRLAGGGVHQGVVARVSGSGPVSVEEILATAGTRPFFLILDQVEDPRNLGAILRSAAAARVDGVFLPPHGSAGLTPAAAKSAAGQADRVRLAVAGNLVSLMEKLKERGIWVVGLDQGARTLWTEFDYSLPVALVLGGEGKGIRRLVREHCDVLVGIPLSSGVDSLNVSVAAGVTLFEVVRQRGSRGAGA; encoded by the coding sequence ATGAAAAGCGCGAAGATTGAGACGCTTTACGGGGTGCATCCGGTGATGGAGACGCTGCGCGGCGGCCGCCGCCGGGTGGAGCAGATTCACGTGTCGGTGGGCAGACAGGACCGCAAGGTCCGCGAGATTCTCTCCCTGGCCTCCCGGAAGAAGATCCCTGTACAGCGGGTCCCGAGGGAGTCGCTCGACCGCCTCGCCGGAGGCGGGGTCCACCAGGGGGTGGTGGCGCGGGTTTCGGGGTCGGGGCCGGTGAGCGTGGAGGAGATCCTCGCCACGGCGGGGACGCGCCCCTTCTTCCTTATCCTGGATCAGGTCGAAGACCCCAGGAACCTGGGGGCCATCCTGCGGTCCGCCGCCGCGGCGCGCGTCGACGGGGTGTTCCTGCCGCCGCACGGCTCCGCCGGTCTGACTCCCGCCGCGGCCAAGTCCGCGGCAGGGCAGGCGGATCGAGTCCGGCTCGCGGTCGCCGGGAACCTGGTCTCGCTCATGGAAAAACTGAAGGAACGGGGGATTTGGGTGGTCGGCCTGGACCAGGGGGCCCGGACGCTATGGACTGAATTCGACTACTCCCTGCCGGTGGCGCTCGTGCTCGGAGGGGAGGGGAAGGGGATCCGCCGGCTGGTGCGCGAGCACTGCGACGTCCTGGTCGGAATCCCCCTCTCCAGCGGGGTGGACTCCTTGAACGTGTCGGTGGCGGCGGGAGTCACCCTCTTCGAGGTGGTCCGCCAGCGGGGCTCCCGGGGCGCCGGAGCTTAA
- the gltX gene encoding glutamate--tRNA ligase codes for MSVRTRFAPSPTGLLHVGNARTAIFNWLFTRHERGKFVLRIEDTDRERSRPEFEAGIVRELKWLGLDWDEGIDEGPRGPYRQSERHAKGMYREALEELARAGLAYPCFCSAERLESDRQADREAGRMPRYPGRCRSIPSAESRRRVEAGERAAQRFRVGDAPVIFEDRIRGVVRVDSQSIGDPVIFRSDGWPTYNFAVVVDDIGMKITDVIRGEDHLSNTVRQVLLYRALGTQTPRFAHLPLVLGEDRAPLSKRNEDTSLRQFAEQGYPPASVINCLALLGWSAADGVEVLEPPDLIERFDLSRISKAAAVFDRAKLDHLGNQHLRRMDLPRLVDLALPRLREIGLLPDGPGAREERWAEAVLELIRESISRLDQIDSADAVKVLARFAPEATLTSGEPAQELQEESARRVIREFLDRLPPGARLSREEYTRTASEVGRRTGARGRSLYHPLRLALTGLPSGPELARIVPLIEEGADLKLPIVVPGCRERCQRVLQIFEKA; via the coding sequence GTGAGCGTCCGGACCCGGTTTGCGCCCTCGCCGACGGGACTTCTGCACGTCGGAAACGCCCGAACGGCGATCTTCAACTGGCTGTTCACCCGGCACGAGCGAGGGAAGTTCGTCCTGCGGATCGAGGACACCGACCGGGAGAGGTCCAGGCCCGAGTTCGAAGCGGGGATCGTGCGGGAGCTGAAGTGGCTGGGCCTCGACTGGGACGAGGGGATCGACGAGGGGCCTCGCGGCCCCTACCGCCAATCCGAGAGGCATGCGAAGGGGATGTATCGTGAGGCGCTCGAGGAGCTGGCGCGCGCTGGGCTCGCCTATCCCTGTTTCTGCAGCGCCGAGCGGCTGGAGTCGGATCGGCAGGCCGACCGGGAAGCGGGGAGAATGCCGCGCTACCCGGGCCGCTGCCGCTCGATTCCCTCGGCCGAGTCGCGCCGCAGGGTCGAGGCCGGGGAGCGAGCGGCCCAGCGTTTCAGGGTGGGCGATGCTCCGGTGATCTTCGAGGACCGCATCCGGGGAGTGGTGCGCGTCGACTCGCAATCGATCGGCGATCCCGTCATCTTCCGGAGCGACGGCTGGCCCACCTACAATTTCGCGGTCGTGGTGGACGACATCGGCATGAAGATCACCGACGTGATCCGGGGTGAGGATCACCTCTCGAATACGGTCCGGCAGGTTCTCCTGTACCGGGCGCTGGGGACCCAGACGCCGCGGTTCGCCCATCTTCCCCTGGTGCTCGGCGAGGACCGCGCTCCGCTGAGCAAGAGGAACGAGGACACGTCGCTGCGACAATTCGCGGAGCAGGGGTACCCTCCGGCGTCGGTGATCAACTGTCTGGCGCTGCTTGGATGGTCCGCGGCGGACGGCGTCGAGGTCCTGGAGCCGCCCGATCTAATCGAGAGATTCGATCTTTCCCGGATCTCGAAAGCCGCCGCGGTCTTCGACCGTGCCAAGCTGGACCACCTGGGGAACCAGCATCTTCGCCGGATGGACCTGCCTCGCCTCGTGGACCTGGCGCTTCCCCGGCTGCGAGAGATCGGGCTGCTGCCGGACGGCCCCGGGGCCCGGGAGGAGCGCTGGGCGGAAGCGGTCCTTGAGCTGATCCGGGAGTCCATCAGCCGCCTGGATCAAATCGATTCCGCGGACGCCGTGAAAGTCCTCGCGAGATTCGCGCCCGAGGCCACCTTGACGAGCGGCGAGCCGGCCCAGGAGCTTCAGGAGGAGTCGGCCCGGCGGGTCATTCGCGAATTCCTCGATCGGCTGCCTCCGGGCGCGAGACTCTCCCGGGAGGAATACACCCGGACGGCCTCCGAGGTGGGACGGCGGACCGGCGCTCGGGGACGAAGCCTGTACCACCCGCTTCGACTTGCCTTGACCGGGTTGCCTTCCGGTCCGGAGCTCGCGAGAATCGTCCCCTTGATCGAAGAGGGAGCGGATCTGAAGCTGCCGATCGTCGTCCCGGGATGCCGGGAGCGCTGCCAGAGGGTCCTGCAAATTTTCGAGAAGGCTTGA
- the ispD gene encoding 2-C-methyl-D-erythritol 4-phosphate cytidylyltransferase, with protein MSGEGSSSLSAAAILVAAGKGVRAGSGPPKQFRCLDGVPLLARAFQPFLLCREIHQIFLVVPEPEEARVRLSAWVPEGSPVDFVRGGETRQASTRKGLAATRADLVLVHDGVRPFVTPDLIRRVLAAAKRRGAAVPLVPVRETLKRIEPPDGAIQTVRRDDYALSQTPQGFRREVLEAALDRADREGFEGTDEAELVERLGHPLARVEGLGENLKITTPEDFRRAEAMLSRPGTSAPGGWRVGIGYDVHPLVPGRKLILGGVEIAHPAGPAGHSDGDLICHAATDALLGAAGLSDIGQTFPDTDAALKDASSLDLLAQAGRKVRQAGFALGNLDVIVVLEEPKIAPHASLMRERIAEALGCDAARIGVKGKRGEGLGFAGRREGVAAQAVALLFRQSEGPGR; from the coding sequence ATGTCAGGAGAAGGCTCTTCTTCCCTTTCGGCGGCGGCCATCCTCGTGGCCGCCGGCAAAGGGGTGAGGGCCGGTTCGGGCCCCCCCAAGCAGTTCCGCTGCTTGGACGGAGTTCCGCTGCTGGCCCGAGCGTTCCAGCCTTTCCTCCTCTGCCGGGAGATCCACCAGATCTTCCTCGTGGTTCCTGAGCCCGAAGAAGCCCGGGTGCGGTTGTCGGCCTGGGTTCCGGAGGGGAGCCCGGTCGATTTCGTCCGCGGCGGGGAGACGCGGCAGGCCTCGACGCGGAAGGGGCTCGCCGCGACACGAGCCGATTTGGTTTTGGTCCACGACGGCGTTCGCCCGTTCGTGACGCCCGATCTGATTCGCAGAGTCCTCGCCGCGGCCAAGCGCCGGGGGGCGGCCGTGCCGCTCGTTCCGGTGCGCGAGACGCTCAAGAGGATCGAGCCGCCGGACGGCGCGATCCAGACGGTTCGCCGGGACGACTACGCGTTGTCCCAGACCCCGCAGGGCTTTCGCAGGGAGGTCCTCGAAGCCGCCCTCGACCGGGCGGATCGGGAGGGGTTCGAGGGGACCGACGAGGCGGAGCTGGTGGAGCGGCTGGGGCACCCCTTGGCGCGGGTCGAAGGGCTTGGAGAGAACCTGAAAATCACGACGCCGGAGGACTTCCGGCGGGCGGAAGCGATGCTTTCGAGGCCGGGAACCTCCGCGCCGGGGGGGTGGCGCGTCGGGATCGGCTATGACGTCCACCCTCTCGTCCCGGGACGCAAGCTGATCCTCGGGGGGGTCGAGATCGCGCATCCGGCGGGACCGGCCGGACATTCGGATGGAGACCTGATCTGTCACGCCGCCACCGACGCGCTGCTGGGAGCCGCCGGCCTGAGCGACATCGGACAGACATTTCCCGACACGGATGCGGCCCTGAAGGACGCGAGCAGCCTTGATCTTCTCGCGCAGGCCGGCAGGAAGGTGCGGCAGGCGGGATTCGCCCTGGGCAATCTCGATGTGATCGTGGTGCTCGAGGAGCCGAAGATAGCGCCGCACGCCTCCCTCATGCGCGAGCGGATCGCGGAAGCGCTCGGATGCGACGCGGCGCGCATCGGCGTGAAGGGAAAGCGCGGAGAGGGCCTCGGCTTCGCGGGCCGGCGGGAAGGAGTCGCGGCGCAGGCTGTGGCGCTGCTGTTCCGGCAGAGCGAAGGGCCGGGAAGGTGA
- the frr gene encoding ribosome recycling factor — protein MLKDVHATAEKKMKGAVEATRRDLASIRTGRASLAILDGIMVEYYGAPTPLNQVATLGVPDPTQITIQPWDPKALPEIEKAILRSDLGLTPANDGKIVRLPIPPLTEERRKQLAKKVHQVGEEGKTIIRQHRREANDHLKTLLKEKTVSEDEEKRALEQIQQLTDRCVKQIDELIQHKEKEILSV, from the coding sequence ATGCTCAAAGACGTTCACGCAACGGCGGAAAAGAAGATGAAGGGGGCGGTCGAGGCGACCCGGCGCGACCTGGCTTCCATTCGGACCGGCCGGGCATCGCTGGCCATCCTGGACGGGATCATGGTGGAGTACTACGGCGCGCCGACGCCCTTGAACCAAGTCGCGACGCTCGGGGTCCCGGACCCGACCCAGATCACCATCCAGCCATGGGATCCCAAGGCTCTCCCGGAAATCGAAAAGGCGATTCTTCGATCGGACTTGGGTCTGACCCCGGCGAACGACGGCAAAATCGTCCGCCTCCCCATTCCTCCCCTCACCGAGGAGCGCCGGAAACAGCTGGCCAAGAAGGTGCACCAGGTGGGAGAAGAGGGAAAGACGATCATTCGGCAGCATCGGCGGGAGGCGAATGACCATCTGAAGACCCTGCTCAAGGAGAAGACCGTCTCCGAGGACGAGGAGAAAAGGGCCCTGGAGCAAATCCAGCAGCTGACCGATCGTTGCGTCAAGCAGATCGACGAGCTGATCCAGCACAAGGAGAAAGAGATCCTCTCGGTGTAG
- the pyrH gene encoding UMP kinase has protein sequence MPEAQTETPQYRRVLLKLSGESLMGAQGFGIDPTVVVRIAEEIREIRDLGVQVACVIGGGNIFRGLSAGASTGMDRVTADHMGMLATLINSLALQDRLERLGAHTRVLSALEVRQVAEPYLRRRALRHLEKGRVVIIAAGTGNPYFTTDTAAALRAMEIRAEIILKATRVDGIYSSDPEKVPDATRFEEITYLQVLQKGLQVMDSTAISLCMDNQLPIIVFNSNIRGNIRRVILGEKIGSLVRG, from the coding sequence ATGCCCGAAGCGCAGACCGAAACTCCCCAATACCGTCGCGTGCTGCTGAAGCTGAGCGGAGAATCCCTCATGGGGGCGCAAGGCTTCGGGATCGATCCCACGGTCGTCGTGCGCATCGCCGAGGAGATTCGGGAGATTCGCGACCTGGGGGTCCAGGTCGCCTGCGTCATCGGCGGCGGGAACATCTTCCGCGGTCTGTCCGCGGGCGCGTCCACGGGGATGGACCGGGTGACCGCCGACCACATGGGAATGCTCGCCACGCTGATCAACAGTCTGGCGCTGCAGGATCGTCTGGAGAGGCTCGGGGCGCACACCCGCGTGCTCTCGGCGCTCGAGGTGCGGCAGGTGGCCGAACCCTACCTGCGCCGCCGCGCCCTGCGTCACCTGGAGAAGGGGAGAGTCGTCATCATCGCTGCGGGAACGGGGAACCCGTACTTCACGACCGACACGGCGGCCGCGTTGCGAGCCATGGAGATCCGGGCTGAGATCATCCTGAAGGCGACGCGCGTCGACGGCATTTACAGCTCCGATCCCGAGAAGGTCCCCGACGCGACGCGGTTCGAGGAGATCACCTACCTGCAGGTGCTGCAAAAAGGTCTCCAGGTGATGGACTCCACGGCGATCTCCCTGTGCATGGACAACCAGCTTCCCATCATCGTCTTTAACTCGAACATCCGGGGGAACATCCGCCGGGTCATTCTGGGGGAGAAGATCGGTTCGCTGGTTCGCGGCTAG
- the tsf gene encoding translation elongation factor Ts has translation MEITAEMVRSLRERTGAGIMECKGALAEAQGDSDQALQILRKRGLAGAAKRSGRTTSEGIVSCYIHPGGRVGVMLEVNCETDFVARTAEFQEMVKNLAMHIAASQPRYVSREEVPESVLAAEREIYGAQARGSGRPEAALPKIVEGKVSKFYQDTCLMEQPYVRDPNQSVKDYMTGMMAKTGENIRVRRFVRYALGEALSSETARPAVPAEQA, from the coding sequence ATGGAGATTACCGCGGAAATGGTCAGAAGCCTCCGGGAGCGCACCGGTGCCGGCATCATGGAGTGCAAAGGCGCTCTCGCCGAGGCGCAGGGCGACTCCGATCAGGCGCTCCAGATTTTGCGGAAACGCGGTCTTGCCGGGGCGGCAAAGCGGTCGGGACGAACCACTTCCGAAGGCATCGTGAGCTGCTACATCCATCCGGGCGGCCGCGTCGGCGTCATGCTGGAAGTGAATTGCGAAACCGATTTCGTGGCCCGCACCGCGGAGTTCCAGGAAATGGTGAAGAATCTCGCGATGCACATCGCGGCCTCCCAGCCCCGCTACGTCTCCCGCGAGGAGGTTCCCGAATCGGTGTTGGCCGCGGAGCGCGAGATCTACGGAGCCCAGGCGCGTGGTTCCGGCCGCCCGGAGGCGGCGCTGCCGAAGATCGTCGAAGGAAAGGTCTCCAAGTTCTATCAGGACACCTGCCTGATGGAACAGCCCTACGTCCGGGATCCGAACCAGTCGGTGAAGGACTACATGACGGGGATGATGGCCAAGACCGGAGAGAACATCCGGGTTCGCCGGTTCGTCCGCTACGCTCTCGGAGAGGCGCTGTCCTCCGAAACGGCCCGCCCGGCGGTTCCGGCCGAGCAGGCCTGA
- the rpsB gene encoding 30S ribosomal protein S2, with amino-acid sequence MISVSMKELLEAGVHFGHQTKRWNPKMREYIFGKRNGIYIINLQKTLRQFQEAIGFVTRLGAEGKQVLFVGTKRQAQDAIAEETARCGMHFVNQRWLGGILTNFKTIKRRIDRLRKLEEMTATGEAVGYTKKEFAQLLREKAKLDRVLSGIKRLDRLPEALFIVDPKKEQIAVSEARKLGIPVIAIVDTNCDPEEIDYPIPGNDDAIRAIRLFTSRVADALLEGGNLRMKQGEGMEDLPAESFEAGVAEKLEAELAEAEEEGVPAGGPDALAPKKARGAVKARTASGAPRIRRSASPAAEEPDEENPSETKAAASQRAGSGSE; translated from the coding sequence TTGATTTCGGTTTCCATGAAGGAGCTCCTGGAGGCCGGTGTCCACTTCGGGCACCAGACCAAGCGCTGGAATCCGAAGATGAGGGAGTACATCTTCGGTAAACGAAACGGGATCTACATCATCAACCTCCAGAAGACGCTCCGTCAGTTTCAGGAGGCCATCGGGTTCGTCACGCGCCTCGGCGCCGAGGGGAAGCAGGTTCTCTTCGTGGGCACGAAGCGCCAGGCGCAGGACGCCATCGCCGAGGAAACCGCGCGCTGCGGGATGCATTTCGTCAATCAGCGCTGGCTCGGCGGGATCCTCACCAACTTCAAGACGATCAAGCGGCGCATCGATCGCCTCCGCAAGCTGGAGGAGATGACCGCCACCGGAGAGGCGGTCGGGTACACGAAGAAGGAGTTCGCGCAGCTTCTGCGCGAGAAAGCCAAGCTCGATCGGGTGCTTTCGGGGATCAAGCGTCTCGATCGTCTTCCGGAGGCCCTCTTCATCGTGGACCCGAAGAAGGAGCAGATCGCGGTCTCGGAGGCGCGGAAGCTGGGGATCCCCGTCATCGCCATCGTCGACACCAATTGTGACCCGGAGGAGATCGACTATCCGATTCCGGGCAACGACGACGCCATCCGGGCGATTCGACTCTTCACCTCGCGCGTGGCCGATGCCCTCCTGGAGGGAGGGAATCTGCGCATGAAGCAGGGCGAGGGGATGGAGGATCTGCCGGCCGAGTCTTTCGAGGCGGGCGTCGCCGAGAAGCTGGAGGCGGAGCTGGCCGAAGCGGAGGAGGAAGGGGTTCCCGCCGGAGGCCCCGACGCGCTCGCGCCGAAGAAAGCGCGCGGGGCGGTGAAGGCCCGCACTGCCTCGGGCGCTCCGCGGATTCGCCGGTCCGCTTCCCCGGCCGCCGAAGAGCCGGATGAGGAAAACCCTTCCGAGACCAAGGCCGCAGCTTCCCAGCGCGCCGGCTCCGGTTCAGAATAG
- the rpsI gene encoding 30S ribosomal protein S9, which produces MTAIQYYGTGRRKHATARVFLRPGAGNIQVNNRPLEQYFKRESLKLIIRQPLLITETTNKFDIHVRIDGGGMAGQAGAIRHGLSRALVDYNRELRSKLKEAGFLTRDSRIKERKKYGQRGARARFQFSKR; this is translated from the coding sequence GTGACAGCAATCCAATACTACGGAACGGGCCGGCGCAAGCATGCCACCGCCAGAGTTTTCCTGCGGCCCGGCGCGGGCAACATCCAGGTCAACAATCGTCCCCTCGAGCAGTATTTCAAGCGCGAGAGTCTCAAGCTCATCATCCGGCAGCCCCTGCTGATCACCGAGACCACGAACAAGTTCGACATCCACGTCCGCATCGACGGAGGCGGCATGGCGGGCCAGGCAGGAGCGATCCGGCACGGCCTGTCGCGAGCGCTGGTGGATTACAACCGAGAGCTGCGCTCGAAGCTCAAGGAAGCGGGATTTCTGACCCGAGATTCGCGAATCAAGGAACGGAAGAAGTATGGACAGCGCGGCGCCCGCGCCCGCTTCCAGTTCTCCAAGCGGTAG
- the rplM gene encoding 50S ribosomal protein L13 → MRTYVPIKEKLSRQWLLVNAEGQTLGRLSTYVASRLMGKHRPTWSPSVDTGDFVVVVNADKVRLTGRKLERKMYRWHTGYPGGLKQVSAGKLLAEKPERIVELAVHGMLPKNRLGRKLRTKLKVYAGPDHPHQAQKPEPVQPS, encoded by the coding sequence ATGCGGACTTACGTGCCCATCAAGGAGAAGCTCAGCCGCCAGTGGCTGCTGGTGAACGCCGAAGGCCAGACGTTGGGGAGGCTCTCCACCTACGTCGCGTCCCGCCTGATGGGCAAGCACCGTCCGACGTGGTCCCCGTCGGTGGACACGGGCGACTTCGTCGTCGTGGTCAATGCCGACAAAGTCCGCCTGACCGGACGCAAGCTCGAGCGCAAGATGTACCGCTGGCACACGGGATATCCGGGAGGGCTCAAGCAGGTGAGCGCCGGGAAGCTCCTGGCGGAGAAGCCCGAAAGGATCGTGGAGCTCGCCGTCCACGGCATGCTGCCGAAGAACCGTCTGGGGAGAAAGCTCCGGACGAAGCTGAAGGTCTACGCGGGCCCGGACCATCCCCATCAGGCTCAGAAGCCCGAGCCGGTTCAGCCGAGCTGA
- the argF gene encoding ornithine carbamoyltransferase, with protein MKLSSKDLLTIHDLSASEFTGILDLADAMKAHPERFRDSLQGKTLAMIFEKPSLRTRVTFETGMTQMGGHGIYLAPADIQLGARESIPDVARNLERWVDAIMARTFKHDSIVQLARHAKIPVINALSDYSHPCQALADFQTLRELTGNLRALRLTYVGDGNNVCHSLMFAAAKAGSSITVATPPGYEPSKEVVELALSDAGRTGAKVRMVSDPVEGVRGAGAVYTDVWASMGQEAETESRAKIFKAYQVNEALMSQAAPGAVFLHCLPAHRGWEVTDAVADAPTSAIFQQAENRLHAQKAVLHLLAGKSA; from the coding sequence ATGAAGCTTTCCTCCAAGGATTTGCTGACGATTCACGATCTTTCGGCCTCGGAATTCACCGGAATCCTCGATTTGGCCGACGCGATGAAGGCGCATCCTGAGCGATTCCGCGATTCCCTGCAGGGGAAGACGCTCGCCATGATCTTCGAGAAGCCCTCCCTGCGGACCAGGGTGACGTTCGAAACGGGAATGACCCAGATGGGCGGTCATGGGATCTACCTGGCGCCGGCCGACATCCAGCTCGGGGCCCGGGAGTCGATCCCCGACGTGGCCAGAAACCTCGAGCGCTGGGTGGACGCCATCATGGCCAGGACGTTCAAGCACGACTCGATTGTCCAGCTGGCGCGCCACGCCAAGATCCCGGTCATCAACGCCCTGAGCGACTATTCCCACCCCTGTCAGGCGCTGGCCGATTTCCAGACGCTGCGCGAGCTCACGGGGAACCTCCGAGCGCTGCGACTGACCTACGTCGGAGACGGCAACAACGTCTGCCATTCGTTGATGTTCGCCGCGGCGAAGGCGGGTTCGTCGATCACCGTCGCCACGCCGCCGGGTTACGAGCCCTCCAAGGAGGTCGTCGAGCTGGCGCTGTCGGATGCGGGCCGGACGGGGGCGAAGGTCCGGATGGTGAGCGACCCCGTCGAGGGGGTCCGGGGCGCGGGGGCCGTGTACACGGACGTCTGGGCCAGCATGGGACAGGAGGCGGAGACCGAGAGCCGGGCGAAGATCTTCAAGGCCTATCAAGTGAACGAAGCGCTGATGTCCCAGGCAGCCCCGGGAGCCGTTTTCCTCCACTGTCTGCCGGCGCACCGGGGATGGGAAGTGACCGATGCCGTCGCCGACGCCCCTACCTCGGCGATATTTCAACAGGCCGAGAACCGGCTGCACGCCCAAAAAGCGGTCCTGCACCTTCTGGCCGGGAAAAGCGCCTGA